One Lacipirellulaceae bacterium DNA window includes the following coding sequences:
- a CDS encoding sigma-70 family RNA polymerase sigma factor — translation MTQALGQEWVTKLSNSGEEQESALTELRELLRRRLERAFYSNAKVDEAFIEDAVQDGLLAVLDSLNDFQGRSQFTTWATTITIRIAMTEMRRRRWKDVSLDQLQESQPTAIRQSSSGSSAEGEMQRAQMIEKMQQIIREQLTDKQRIALQAELQGMPQEEIGRRTGSNRNAIYKLVHDARKRLKKGMLEAGYSREDLAPNQRTSR, via the coding sequence ATGACGCAAGCTTTGGGCCAAGAGTGGGTAACAAAACTCTCGAATTCTGGAGAGGAGCAGGAGAGTGCTCTCACTGAACTTCGTGAGCTCTTGCGGAGGCGACTCGAGCGAGCCTTCTACTCGAATGCGAAAGTTGATGAGGCCTTTATTGAGGATGCGGTTCAAGACGGACTCCTAGCAGTCCTTGACTCATTGAACGACTTCCAGGGCCGTAGCCAGTTCACGACTTGGGCAACGACGATCACGATTCGCATCGCAATGACCGAGATGCGAAGACGGCGCTGGAAAGACGTGTCGCTTGATCAGCTCCAAGAAAGCCAGCCGACGGCCATTCGGCAGAGCAGTTCTGGGAGTAGTGCTGAAGGAGAGATGCAGCGTGCCCAAATGATCGAGAAGATGCAACAAATTATTCGCGAGCAACTCACGGATAAGCAACGAATTGCACTGCAGGCTGAACTTCAGGGCATGCCGCAGGAAGAAATTGGACGTCGCACCGGGAGCAATCGAAATGCGATCTACAAACTGGTTCATGATGCACGAAAGCGTTTGAAGAAGGGTATGCTTGAAGCCGGGTACTCTCGCGAGGACTTGGCCCCCAACCAAAGGACATCACGATGA
- a CDS encoding fumarylacetoacetate hydrolase family protein, which yields MKLIRFGEVDQEKPGLQLADGKRVDCSAFGEDYNETFLATDGLARLKKWFAENESTCSEVSNAVRLGPPIARPSKIICIGLNFREHAEESGMAIPDEPVVFFKATSSLVGPNDDLVLPRGGEKTDWEVELAVVIGKKASYVDKEEALDYVAGYALHNDYSERHFQLETGGQWVKGKSCDTFAPLGPFLATKDEIADVNSLAMQLSVNGEQKQNGSTSNFIFDVPTVVSYLSQHMSLLPGDVISTGTPHGVGLGFDPPQYLKAGDVVELSIEGLGSSRQEVKPSR from the coding sequence ATGAAACTGATTCGATTTGGCGAAGTCGACCAAGAGAAACCCGGCCTGCAGCTTGCGGACGGAAAGCGGGTGGACTGCTCAGCATTTGGCGAAGATTACAACGAAACCTTCCTTGCCACCGACGGGCTCGCAAGACTTAAAAAGTGGTTCGCAGAGAATGAGTCAACCTGCAGCGAGGTTTCCAATGCTGTCCGTTTGGGGCCGCCAATCGCTCGCCCATCGAAAATTATCTGCATCGGCCTTAACTTCCGCGAGCACGCTGAGGAATCTGGCATGGCAATTCCCGACGAGCCGGTTGTCTTCTTCAAGGCGACCAGTTCGCTCGTTGGACCGAACGACGATTTGGTCCTGCCTCGTGGAGGAGAGAAGACCGACTGGGAAGTCGAACTGGCCGTGGTGATTGGAAAAAAAGCCAGCTATGTCGACAAGGAGGAGGCGCTGGACTACGTCGCTGGCTACGCCCTGCACAACGACTATTCCGAGCGCCATTTTCAGTTGGAAACCGGCGGCCAGTGGGTCAAAGGAAAAAGCTGCGATACTTTTGCTCCACTTGGTCCTTTTCTCGCCACGAAAGACGAGATCGCCGATGTCAATTCGCTAGCCATGCAGCTTTCGGTCAACGGCGAGCAAAAGCAAAACGGCTCGACATCAAATTTCATTTTCGACGTGCCGACAGTCGTTAGCTATCTGAGTCAGCACATGTCACTTCTGCCGGGCGATGTGATTTCTACAGGAACGCCGCACGGCGTTGGGCTGGGCTTCGACCCGCCACAGTACCTCAAGGCTGGAGATGTGGTAGAGCTGAGTATCGAGGGGCTGGGTTCTTCACGGCAGGAAGTGAAACCTTCGCGGTAG
- a CDS encoding transcriptional repressor, giving the protein MKRTESDAAWAKQALRDASLRATAARVAVLKLLASTGAPMSHAEVVEAFADFGFDQSTLFRCLNELADAQLVTRLDLGDQTRRFELRETSNKAEFTHPHFMCVDCGQLSCMNDFTVQINPSRGPRREKLGTITEIMIRGHCGQCQKS; this is encoded by the coding sequence GTGAAAAGAACTGAATCTGATGCAGCGTGGGCAAAGCAGGCCCTGCGCGATGCATCGCTCCGGGCGACGGCAGCCCGGGTGGCCGTGCTGAAATTGTTGGCTTCAACGGGAGCCCCGATGAGCCACGCGGAAGTCGTCGAAGCTTTTGCCGACTTCGGCTTCGACCAATCGACACTGTTTCGTTGCCTGAATGAGCTAGCCGACGCTCAGCTTGTCACGCGACTCGACCTGGGTGATCAGACACGGCGGTTCGAATTGCGCGAAACGAGCAACAAGGCAGAGTTCACGCATCCGCATTTCATGTGTGTCGATTGCGGGCAGCTCTCTTGCATGAATGACTTCACGGTTCAAATCAATCCCTCAAGAGGGCCGAGGCGTGAGAAGCTCGGTACAATTACCGAAATCATGATTCGCGGCCACTGTGGGCAGTGCCAGAAGAGTTGA
- a CDS encoding SDR family oxidoreductase, translated as MSKRLTEKVAVVTGGGSGIGEAICLRFASEGARVAVLDLDGDAAEQVAAEIVENEGEAQPYPCDVSNLANVEETLARVVEDFGGLTTLVNNAGIAHIGNVEQTGPEDLDKLYQVNVKGAFHCLRASLPFLKSRGGGSIINMGSIASTIGIPDRFAYSMSKGAVLMMARSVACDYLDDNIRCNCISPARVHTPFVDSFLKDNYPGNEAEMLANLSATQPLGRMGQPEEIASLAVYLASDEASFVTGANFEIDGGFHNLKP; from the coding sequence ATGAGTAAACGACTCACTGAGAAAGTCGCCGTTGTCACCGGAGGTGGCTCCGGTATCGGCGAAGCGATTTGCCTGCGGTTTGCATCCGAGGGTGCTCGGGTGGCGGTACTCGATCTCGACGGAGATGCCGCGGAGCAAGTTGCTGCTGAGATTGTTGAGAATGAAGGAGAAGCTCAACCTTATCCGTGTGATGTATCGAATCTGGCGAATGTTGAAGAAACGTTGGCTCGTGTAGTAGAGGATTTCGGCGGACTGACAACGCTGGTAAACAACGCGGGCATCGCACACATTGGGAATGTGGAACAGACCGGCCCGGAAGATTTGGACAAGTTGTACCAGGTCAACGTGAAGGGCGCGTTTCATTGCCTGCGAGCAAGTCTTCCGTTTCTGAAGAGCCGTGGCGGGGGATCAATCATCAATATGGGGTCGATCGCCTCGACGATTGGCATCCCTGATCGATTCGCCTACTCCATGAGCAAGGGGGCCGTATTGATGATGGCGCGCTCCGTGGCGTGTGATTATCTTGACGACAACATTCGCTGCAACTGCATCTCACCCGCGCGGGTGCATACTCCCTTCGTGGATAGTTTCCTAAAAGACAACTATCCAGGCAACGAAGCAGAGATGCTAGCGAACCTCTCCGCAACTCAACCGCTAGGTCGGATGGGGCAGCCCGAGGAGATTGCTTCGCTGGCAGTGTACTTGGCTTCCGATGAAGCGTCATTCGTTACCGGCGCAAATTTTGAGATCGACGGCGGATTCCACAACCTTAAACCTTAA
- a CDS encoding uracil-DNA glycosylase family protein: MSTVDSLLSEIRDCRECEAELPRGPRPILAAHKASRILIIGQAPGARVHESGVPWNDPSGDRLRDWMGITSDDFYDPRKVALVPMGFCYPGTGQSGDLPPRKECSALWHERLLGQLEAVKLTLVIGRYAQAYRLGKRNKATLTKTLQAWREFRPAAIPLPHPSPRNNRWLKNNPWFASEVLPYLRRRIKNLT; this comes from the coding sequence ATGAGTACCGTGGATTCTTTGCTAAGTGAAATCCGCGATTGCCGTGAGTGTGAAGCAGAGTTGCCGCGAGGACCACGCCCAATTCTTGCAGCGCATAAGGCTTCACGCATCTTGATTATCGGGCAGGCACCTGGGGCACGCGTGCATGAGTCGGGGGTTCCTTGGAACGATCCTAGTGGCGACCGACTCCGCGACTGGATGGGCATCACGAGTGACGATTTCTACGATCCTCGTAAGGTGGCTCTCGTGCCGATGGGGTTCTGTTATCCGGGTACTGGTCAGTCTGGTGACCTGCCTCCTCGAAAAGAGTGCTCTGCACTCTGGCATGAGCGATTACTTGGGCAACTAGAAGCTGTGAAACTGACCTTGGTCATTGGTCGTTACGCGCAAGCGTATCGGTTAGGAAAGCGAAACAAGGCAACACTGACGAAGACCCTGCAGGCTTGGAGGGAGTTTAGACCTGCAGCGATCCCCCTCCCGCATCCGAGCCCGAGAAACAATCGGTGGCTTAAGAATAACCCTTGGTTTGCGAGCGAAGTATTGCCGTATCTCAGGCGTCGAATTAAGAACCTGACATAA
- a CDS encoding peroxidase-related enzyme (This protein belongs to a clade of uncharacterized proteins related to peroxidases such as the alkylhydroperoxidase AhpD.), protein MPRINPVKIETANQKTQEILATVKKKMGRVPNLISTMAQAPAVANAYLGFSQALATGNLPARLREQIALAVGEANSCNYCVSAHTAIGKGVGLDETSALAARQASAAEGRSQAALEFAQKLVQARGKVTDADFNQLKTEGFSEGEIGEIVANVALNIFTNYFNHVADTEIDFPVAPELVSA, encoded by the coding sequence ATGCCTAGAATCAATCCTGTGAAAATTGAAACGGCCAATCAGAAAACGCAAGAAATCTTAGCCACCGTCAAGAAGAAGATGGGAAGAGTTCCAAACCTGATCTCGACCATGGCCCAGGCTCCGGCAGTTGCCAACGCCTATCTCGGATTCAGCCAAGCTCTAGCGACCGGAAATCTTCCGGCCCGCCTGCGAGAACAAATTGCTCTAGCTGTCGGTGAGGCGAACTCTTGCAATTACTGCGTCTCAGCGCATACGGCGATCGGTAAAGGAGTCGGCTTGGACGAAACCTCCGCGCTAGCGGCGAGACAAGCTTCTGCTGCCGAGGGTCGGTCACAGGCAGCTCTTGAGTTTGCTCAGAAGCTTGTTCAAGCCCGTGGCAAAGTGACGGACGCTGACTTCAATCAGCTCAAAACGGAAGGCTTCAGTGAGGGCGAGATTGGGGAAATCGTCGCAAATGTTGCGCTGAACATCTTCACTAATTACTTTAACCATGTTGCCGACACCGAGATCGACTTCCCGGTTGCTCCTGAACTGGTCAGTGCATAA
- a CDS encoding DUF1559 domain-containing protein: MRWSESELPRAANGRKGFTLIELLVVFAIIGALIAILLPAVQAARAASRRTKCANNLRQIGLAVLQFVDVHRGHWPHLAGHVHDLPAGVNPQDVSWIETLAPYLENVDAIRVCPEHLELVEGTYRIRRQATDATGAAIDDGDKRVVAPSSYAMNGYLREPGPSPQGAPPPVLAAWEKRNAGLVDNFNKLQSTSQTIVAIEATTWAILNNYDHAHTYEWFSEVNLARNSPAERAVWRRVAGEPDGSFPGELAVNRHQGSVANYLYADGSVRGIAAEQIAEWCDAGFNFVIPPQ, encoded by the coding sequence ATCCGATGGTCCGAAAGCGAATTACCCAGGGCAGCTAACGGCAGGAAAGGTTTCACGCTGATTGAGCTGCTAGTGGTCTTCGCGATCATCGGAGCGCTGATAGCAATTCTGCTTCCAGCCGTGCAAGCAGCCCGAGCTGCGAGCCGTCGGACGAAGTGCGCGAACAATCTGCGACAAATTGGGCTAGCAGTCCTGCAATTCGTGGATGTCCATCGCGGGCATTGGCCGCACTTGGCGGGCCACGTCCACGACTTGCCCGCGGGCGTGAATCCCCAGGATGTTTCCTGGATCGAGACGCTCGCGCCTTACCTTGAAAATGTTGATGCGATCCGGGTCTGTCCGGAACACCTCGAACTGGTTGAGGGGACCTATCGCATCCGACGGCAGGCAACCGATGCGACCGGAGCGGCAATCGATGATGGCGACAAGCGGGTTGTCGCGCCCTCTAGCTATGCGATGAACGGCTACCTCCGCGAACCCGGCCCAAGCCCGCAAGGTGCGCCGCCCCCCGTGCTGGCCGCCTGGGAGAAAAGAAATGCCGGGCTCGTCGACAACTTCAACAAGCTTCAGTCCACTTCCCAAACCATCGTCGCTATTGAGGCCACAACGTGGGCGATTCTCAATAACTACGACCACGCCCACACCTACGAGTGGTTCAGCGAGGTGAATCTGGCCCGCAACTCTCCTGCAGAACGAGCCGTCTGGCGACGGGTCGCCGGAGAGCCGGATGGCAGCTTTCCAGGAGAACTAGCTGTCAACCGGCATCAAGGTTCGGTAGCCAACTACCTGTATGCCGACGGTAGCGTGCGTGGCATCGCGGCAGAGCAAATCGCCGAGTGGTGCGACGCAGGATTCAACTTTGTCATTCCCCCCCAATAG
- a CDS encoding YHS domain-containing (seleno)protein, whose amino-acid sequence MKTTQQTAMLALSLLLGLAANSAKAESRAYLNNNNIPSSGLALEGYCPVAYFAVNNPVMGKKEYSVDHKGVIYYLVNADAKAEFLKNPEKYVPAYGGWCAFGMAIGDKFPVDPTNFKIVDGKLHVFLRNKKVDALKLWNKGQEKEQVKKAAAHWKKVNK is encoded by the coding sequence ATGAAGACCACTCAACAAACAGCGATGTTGGCTCTTTCCCTCTTGCTGGGTTTAGCGGCGAATTCAGCAAAGGCAGAATCGCGTGCGTACCTGAACAACAACAATATTCCGAGTAGCGGCTTGGCGCTCGAAGGCTACTGTCCCGTGGCTTACTTCGCAGTAAATAATCCAGTCATGGGAAAGAAGGAATACTCGGTCGACCACAAGGGAGTGATCTATTACCTCGTGAACGCAGATGCCAAGGCTGAGTTCTTGAAGAATCCAGAAAAATACGTACCCGCCTATGGTGGCTGGTGTGCCTTCGGAATGGCGATTGGCGATAAGTTTCCCGTTGACCCGACCAATTTCAAGATTGTTGATGGCAAACTCCATGTGTTCCTGAGGAACAAGAAGGTTGACGCCCTAAAGCTTTGGAACAAGGGCCAGGAGAAAGAGCAGGTGAAGAAAGCTGCAGCACACTGGAAAAAAGTCAACAAATAG
- a CDS encoding all3515 family Zur-repressed PEP-CTERM protein, with amino-acid sequence MTQTKTILAILACTALGMAATRADAVSTSDLSHYYIGIDNNEFVGFGPYTGQVNPNHNRVTLLFNHLSLTTVENSHYHPIGNYSLSGDIGSTTVVPTNGNNRLPETYTGLSLELAAAPSGSPYDGMLISGMGAGSADAEYGNLEIRENTTIPDTDGYGPTGQAGTTTLGNAAYYMYTRESQNFTLALDNLDLEIELVGITPGLAVGDSAGNVLMDEVGDTAPIFDNAGNFTPTFYTAADAPPGVYSASFQLNDNSGTYMSGGTFHFDFSVIPEPSSLVLSAFATIPVCGIRRR; translated from the coding sequence ATGACTCAGACGAAGACTATCCTTGCCATCCTCGCTTGCACCGCTTTAGGCATGGCAGCCACAAGGGCAGATGCGGTAAGCACCAGCGATCTTTCGCACTACTACATTGGCATCGACAACAACGAATTCGTGGGCTTCGGCCCGTACACAGGTCAGGTTAACCCGAACCATAACCGCGTGACGCTTCTGTTTAACCATTTGAGTTTGACCACGGTAGAGAACAGCCATTACCACCCAATTGGCAACTATAGTTTGTCGGGTGACATTGGTAGTACGACGGTCGTACCTACCAATGGGAACAATCGTTTGCCGGAAACCTACACGGGGCTGAGCCTAGAACTTGCCGCGGCACCTTCGGGCTCGCCTTACGACGGTATGCTCATTAGCGGCATGGGGGCCGGGTCAGCCGACGCCGAGTACGGGAATCTGGAGATTCGCGAGAACACAACGATTCCCGATACGGATGGCTACGGCCCGACCGGTCAGGCCGGCACCACGACCCTAGGTAACGCGGCGTACTACATGTACACCCGCGAGAGCCAGAACTTCACGCTGGCGCTCGATAACCTTGATCTGGAAATCGAACTCGTTGGTATCACGCCAGGCCTCGCCGTCGGCGACTCTGCCGGCAACGTGTTGATGGACGAAGTCGGTGACACCGCACCGATCTTCGACAACGCTGGCAACTTTACACCGACGTTCTATACAGCTGCCGATGCCCCGCCAGGCGTTTACTCTGCATCGTTCCAGCTTAACGACAATAGCGGCACGTACATGTCGGGCGGCACGTTCCACTTCGACTTCTCCGTTATCCCCGAGCCGTCTTCGCTCGTGCTCTCAGCGTTCGCGACGATTCCGGTTTGTGGAATTCGCCGAAGATAA
- a CDS encoding UxaA family hydrolase, with product MGSESNAAENQVHLLHINPADNVAIAVLPLEAGYQATFDGSRVTVREDVNLGAKIALVDIGFGQKVIKFGEPIGSASTDIEAGEYVHTHNLQSDYIPTASH from the coding sequence ATGGGTTCTGAATCCAACGCCGCTGAGAATCAAGTTCACCTCTTGCATATCAACCCTGCAGACAACGTGGCGATCGCCGTGCTGCCACTAGAAGCAGGATATCAAGCAACCTTTGATGGAAGTCGAGTGACGGTCCGAGAAGATGTCAATCTAGGAGCGAAGATCGCTCTAGTAGACATTGGCTTTGGTCAGAAGGTGATTAAGTTTGGCGAGCCCATCGGCTCCGCAAGTACTGACATTGAGGCAGGTGAGTACGTCCATACCCATAACCTCCAAAGCGATTACATTCCTACCGCGAGTCACTGA
- a CDS encoding UxaA family hydrolase, which produces MQGYLRQDGRKGIRNVVAVVYLVECAHHVAREVTLPFREQGAHLIGFPGCYPNAYAQKMMSRLCTHPNVGAVLAVSLGCESFNRSELASTVKASGRPVETLVIQETGGTRSTIEQGRQCVQRMLEQLQQTPRVELSISDLVVGTICGGSDATSGITANPATGMAFDQLVQEGAACIFEETGELVGCESHLARRAATPELATELTASVEKARRYYQTLGHGSFASGNAVGELTTQEEKSMGAYAKSGTASINGLLKPGDFPGQSGLYLLDVVPDGEVRFGFPNINDNAEIGELIACGAHVILFATGRGSVVGSAISPVIKICGNPQTYHRLEEDMDINAGAVLEGKADIAQVGREIYDCVLETAAGHATASESLGHQEFIMTYKQFEPLGPSCLPVVS; this is translated from the coding sequence ATGCAAGGCTACCTCCGACAAGATGGGCGAAAAGGCATCCGCAATGTTGTCGCGGTCGTCTATCTCGTTGAATGTGCTCATCATGTCGCTCGGGAGGTGACACTGCCGTTTCGGGAACAAGGTGCCCACCTGATCGGCTTCCCCGGATGCTACCCAAACGCCTACGCGCAGAAGATGATGAGCCGGCTCTGCACGCACCCGAACGTGGGTGCTGTATTGGCCGTTTCGCTGGGTTGTGAAAGCTTCAACCGGTCCGAACTAGCGTCTACGGTCAAAGCTTCGGGGCGCCCCGTGGAAACTCTCGTCATTCAAGAGACCGGCGGAACTCGATCGACCATCGAACAAGGTCGACAATGTGTGCAGCGGATGCTTGAGCAACTGCAGCAGACTCCGCGTGTCGAACTGTCCATTAGCGACCTCGTCGTGGGAACTATCTGCGGCGGGTCGGACGCCACCAGCGGAATTACCGCTAATCCTGCCACCGGGATGGCGTTCGATCAGCTCGTTCAGGAAGGAGCCGCTTGCATTTTTGAAGAGACGGGCGAACTCGTCGGTTGCGAATCACACCTCGCCCGTCGTGCCGCAACCCCTGAACTGGCGACCGAGCTAACCGCCTCCGTTGAGAAAGCCCGACGTTACTATCAGACCCTAGGCCACGGCAGCTTTGCCTCAGGCAACGCCGTCGGCGAGCTAACGACTCAAGAAGAAAAATCGATGGGCGCCTACGCCAAGAGCGGCACAGCATCGATCAACGGCCTACTAAAGCCTGGTGACTTCCCCGGCCAGAGCGGCTTGTACTTGCTGGATGTCGTCCCCGACGGCGAAGTCCGCTTCGGTTTCCCCAACATCAACGACAACGCGGAAATCGGCGAACTCATCGCCTGCGGTGCGCACGTTATCCTCTTTGCTACCGGACGCGGCTCCGTCGTTGGCTCGGCGATTTCCCCCGTGATCAAGATCTGCGGCAACCCTCAGACCTACCACCGACTCGAAGAAGACATGGACATCAACGCCGGCGCAGTCCTCGAAGGCAAGGCAGACATCGCTCAAGTCGGCCGAGAAATCTACGACTGCGTACTGGAAACTGCCGCTGGCCACGCAACGGCTTCAGAGTCGCTCGGCCACCAAGAATTTATCATGACGTATAAACAGTTCGAACCCCTCGGGCCGAGTTGCTTGCCGGTGGTGAGCTGA